TAGTGTCAAGAATCAAATTCCCATCACACTCGAGCTCAACCTTTCTCTTGGTTAGACCCGTCAAAGATACACCCTCGGATATTTCAAGTGTTATCACACTTCCCAGAACTCCGGTTACTTTTGCGATTTCGTTAACCATAACAAAAAACTGTTCTGTCCCGCCGGAAGGTAATAATTTTCTGCCCAGTACTGCCGGACCACTCTTCTTAAGAGGATCAATAGTAAAGTTTAGATACCTTGACCTTTCGAAAGCCAGACCTTCGTGCTTGGACAACCAATCAAGGGAAAGCGTAATTCCCGAAGCAATTACATACTTGGTATCAAACCAAACCTCGGTTTCGTCTGAAAGTTGCAATCCATCAATAATTGCCAAATTTCTGTGTCCCGAGTCGATATAAGAAAACAGATCACCTGTAAAAATTATTAAGAGTTTACTTCCACTAATCCCAATGTTCGATAATTTTATAAGTTTACTTGTGACATAAGCACGCAAAAGATCCTGATTTAAAGACACGTCTCGTACAACAGGCGGGTTAACATAAAGTTGTGCAAAGAAATCCGGAAAATCATAAATATCTATGGGTTCTGCCATAAATGGCTTTACACCTTCAACTGCAACATCCGTAACAAAGTCATAGACACTTTCAAATTTCCGGTTATATATTTCAAGTTCCTTTTCTTTAAATTTTCCCCAGATCCTAATACCTTTCAAGGAAAAATCTATACATAGAATCTCCGATCGATGGGTTTGTTGTCCTATTTCAGATAATCGATCCCAGATCCAGCTTCCAATTTGTGAATCAGAGATACTTTCCACTCCAATTTCCTTTAGGTCGGCAAGCTCATCTGGAGTCGCTGAATATCCACTCAGTTGTATGCTAGATTTTAATGTATTAAGTGTAGGAGGAAGATCATATTTCGAAGAAAAATCGCTCCATATTGGGCCTAAAAAAAGTGAAGTCAAAGATCCTTTAAGAGGATATGTATCCTCTTCCAACGAAACAGGATCTTTATACAGTACACGCACACTAGTAGGAGTAACCAAGAAAACAACCTCGTTTTTAGAAGCTCTATTGTTATTCACAGGTTTATTCTATATTGGAGTAAGGCAGTAATGCAGCCTGACGTGCACGTTTGACCGCTTTTGCCAATTGGCGTTGATGTTTCGCACAAACACCCGACTTTGCTCTACCAATAATTTTACCCCTTACTGATATAAAACGCTTAAGCTGATAAACATCTTTATAACTTAAGGTTTTTATTTTTCCTTCACACAAGGGACATACTGTATTTGCCGGAAGTTTTTTATTGGGTCGCTTTCCCCTTTTAGGTGTTGTTGCAACCGCATCTTTTGTCCACTCAAGGTTTCGTTCTCTTGCAAGATCTACCATAGTTCTCTATTTAAACTTAAAAAACCAATGCATCATCGAGAGGATCATCCATTTCTTCTTCCTTTTCTTTGGGAGATTCCTTCTTTACTTTATTATCAGGTTTTGCACTTTTCTCAGACTTACTATTGTCTTCAGGTGATTCGAAACTGTCATTATCCTTTTCCTTCTTTTCATCGGCTGAAGTATCATTTGTTGCCGACGCCCCACCCTTACCCCGTTTACCTTTGTCATTTAATAATTGCATGTCATTAACGTGAATTTCGGTTCTATATACCGTTTGTCCATCACTATTTTCATAAGACCTTGTTCTCATTTCTCCTTCTACAAAAACAAGCATCCCCTTGGCCAAAAGATTGTACGAAATTTCAGCAAGTTTATTCCACGCAACGAGATTAATAAATTCGGTATCCTCTTTAACATCACCCGTTGTTGAATCTTTCCATGACCTGTTGGTTGCAATACCAAACACGCATACGGGTGTTCCGTTTGCAGTATATCGAAGCTCCGGATCCCTTGTTAGGTTTCCAATAAGCATGACCTTGTTTAACGACCTACTAGCCATTTCTTAACACAAATAAATTTAAATACTACTTTTTATTCTTGGGTTTTGCT
This Candidatus Dojkabacteria bacterium DNA region includes the following protein-coding sequences:
- a CDS encoding 30S ribosomal protein S18, which encodes MVDLARERNLEWTKDAVATTPKRGKRPNKKLPANTVCPLCEGKIKTLSYKDVYQLKRFISVRGKIIGRAKSGVCAKHQRQLAKAVKRARQAALLPYSNIE
- the ssb gene encoding single-stranded DNA-binding protein, whose translation is MASRSLNKVMLIGNLTRDPELRYTANGTPVCVFGIATNRSWKDSTTGDVKEDTEFINLVAWNKLAEISYNLLAKGMLVFVEGEMRTRSYENSDGQTVYRTEIHVNDMQLLNDKGKRGKGGASATNDTSADEKKEKDNDSFESPEDNSKSEKSAKPDNKVKKESPKEKEEEMDDPLDDALVF